TACTCATGGACTCTTTGCTCGATGGATACCAATTTAGGCTATCAGTAGAGCCACCTTTCATTCCCGCTTCAAGGATTGATGGCTAGTCGCTACCTTGGGGAAAGTGCTTTCATCCCTGCACCTGGGAGGTAGGATTCTCACCTACATTGTCATTCAGTTGTCATGGTTCGACTCATAAAGTAACTTTACTGTCGATTTACCATGCTAGTCATCCCTAAGCATTTCTACTTATTTCGACTAAACGGGTCGCACGGAATCGTCGGTGTCTATGTCCCTGGCGCTGGTGTAGGTGACATCCTGAAATACTGAGCGCATCACACGGGGTTTCTCTCCTCTGAGAGCAGTGATGCTGGTGAAGTTACCAATATCTGCAAAGTAAATGTTAATCACTTGCTTTCTCCTAAAGCTAGTAGCAGCCACATTGCATATATAGATGTGGCTGTTGCTAACCTTTTAGATAGCTTTTTAAGAAACCTGTATCTGAATTAAGCTAGGCGTTTTAGTCTTATGTATGTTCGTTCAGCGTCTATAGCCTGATTATAGCAGCTACTATCAGATAGTAACTGCTATAATCAGACAGTAAAGTTATAGATTTCTGTAGAACTATTAGTTACACTGATGATATTGTCTGATAGTGTCTGATCTGATGTATAAAGGTAAGAAGTTTAGCGTTATTACTCCTATGGCAATTTATAACCTCATTACAGAGTTAGCAAAAAGGAAAGTCGCACTGTTTCTCAAATGGCAACACTTTTAATTAAGGATGGTTTACAGAGTCGTGGCTTAGAAGTTCCAGAGGATGAGTAAACATTGTGATTAACATTCACTCAGTACATAACTATTTCCATCCAAAATTTATGTACTGGTAATTAGTTTAAATTGCTACATACTCAATTCTCAAATATCGCCTCAGATAAGTAAAATTATGTTCAAATTCCCCTTTTAAAAGCTTAATTGGGGTTAGATAATCTTGTTTATTAATATTAGAAAAAATTTTGAGACTATTGCCACGTACTTATTGGAGAGAATAAATAAGCTGTTTTATTTTTGAAATTTAGCAAATTTAATATTTATTTTAGTGAAGATCACTTATTATAAAAATGAGCTATACCCATAGTTCATCTTTTCTAAGTAGTAATCGCAAGATATACACAAGAAAAAGAATGCCTCCCAAGACTCAACTTGTTAGCGCAAGTTGCTTTTTAGTCCGAGAAGACACCCCCGTAAAACTTATTCAAATTTCTTTATAACCCAATGGTAACAGTAAGGAGGATCTGCGGCAACGGGTTATAGAAAATTTGATGAAAATTTTTGGTGAATCTTTAGGGAGGTAAAGCCCACATCATTTACCTCATAAGGATTTGACAATGGAAGCTCTTTTCAAAGGAAACGAGACCATTGATTGCTCCGTTATGCCAGGAGCGATCGCCGCCAGTGATTCATTTGATATTCGGAATTTCATCGACCAGTTAGAACCAACACGGGTCAAGAACAAATACATCTGCCCAGTGTGCGGTGGTCATAACCTGAGCATCAACCCGAATAACGGCAAATACAGTTGTTATAACGAGTGCCTTCACCGCGATATTAGAGAAGCAATCAAGCCCTGGAGTCAGGTACTAGAAGAACGAAAACTAGGCTCTACACCACCATCCAGCCCCCTGCCGATCAAAGCCAAAAACCCGCTTCAATAGCCAAAGTTTTAGATGTAGACCCATCACAGTTAAGAATATGCAGGCTTTCGGGTGAAATCACCACGCCACAACCTATAACACCTGATTTCGTTCCTAAATCAGTTAGCTCTAGACTATTAGCTTCGGGAGCTACACCATCCGAATTAAAAGAAATTACAGTCATTGAATATGACTATGGTGAAGAACGAAAGGCTCACAGGTTTTCTTGTCCGTGTGTAGCCAAAGATAAAGGCACAGTCAAAACATTCTCAGTCAGCCAAATTGACCCCATAACTAACCTCGTTGCCTGGAACAAGCAAGGAAAATGGCCCAGCTTACAGACAATCGGAAGCGATCGCCATGATCAAAACCACAGAGGGCATACCTGTAGTGCTAGGGCATGAAGGGGAAAAATGCGTAGAAGCAGCCAGAACTCAAGGACTTGCAAGCATTACTTGGGTGGGCAGCAGTTCCGATGGTGAATCATGCACTCATTGGGACAAATTAAGACCCTGACGGGTAAAGATTTCTTACTGGCTTACTGCGTAGATAATGATTCTACTGGCTGGAACAAAGCCCGTAGAATCGAAGAAATATGCTCACAAGCCGGAGTGAGTTTTGTTGCCATTGACTTGCAAAAATTCAGCCATCTCTACAAGATAAAGGAGATGTAGCAGATATTTTTGAGTCGGGCATGACAGGGGATGAATTAGTAGAACTGATACTTCAGCAAATCGAAGAAATTACTTCCCAAAAAACAACTTCTAGCCCAAGACAAAGTAAATGTTGCTGATTTGGGTGATGAGGACCAGACAACACATTCTTGCAAAAAGGCTTTAATACCCTTTACGGCGAAACAAAATGGATGTGTGCTGATGGCAAGCTGTACTACTGGCATGGCAAAGGCTACAGATACTCACCTGATGCAGTTGAGCGTCGGCGCATCACCAATTATTGCAATTCCTATGGGGTGATGAAGAAAAACGGTGATAGCTTTGTCATCACCTACCCCTACGCCAAACCCAACAAAGTCAAAGAGTTGCTGGAGTGGGTGAAGCTGCGAGTGGAAGTTGACCCACAATTACTCAATCCGCCAGGGGTGAACTGTACCAATGGCGTGTTAAGGATTGACTGGTCAGCCCCCATACCTCAACCTGTACTAGAACAACACAACCCAGATAAACACTTTTATACTTATGAACCATTGGTGAAGTATGACCCCAAAGCTAACCCCAAACATTGCGAGATCGCTTACTAGGATGTTTGGACTCCCCACAACAACAAATTTTATTAAGGAATCTGGGGGGCGAGTCTCGATTTAGCGGAAGTTCGCAAGCGTCGCGGACGAGAAACAAAGGTCATACTGGCTTGTGGCTTAGGTGCAAATGGTAAAGATTCGATTCGGCAGGTAGTATCGATCATCTACGGGCATCAAGGCATGACCAGCTGTTCCTTAGCTGACTTTGTAGCCTATGATGAAGGGCGGAAATTTGCATTAGCTCCCCTGGTTAACAGCCGGGTCAATTGGGCTAGTGAGAACCCACAGACAACACGACTTGATAAAATTCAATCGCTCAAATTATTTGCTACTGGTAACGTCTTACACTCAGAGCGTAAAGGCAAAGACCACATCGAGTATAACCTAATGCCATCGGCATCTATAACTTGAATGAAACCCCGCCATTGTATGGAACCATTCAAGCTACTATCGACCGCATTGTTGCCTTGATTTTTGACAAAACATTCAAGAACAATCCTGACCCCAACAATCCAAAAGAGCTATTAGCCGACCCTCGGTTTGCTTATGATGTGGATTTTGTGCAAGAGTGTGTTGCTCAGCATTTTTAAATAAGATGATTGCTGGGTTACAGGCATTAATCGTTGAGGGCATTGACTACTGCACTCAACAAGCCTTGAGGAAATTCAAGCGGAAAATTCGCACTTGTTCCAATTTTGCAAGGATACAGGGCTGGCTTATAACCATAATGGTATCGTTACTGCCTTTGATATCTGGCAACGGCTAGAGAATTGGTACATAGATAACGGTACTTTGTCATTTGAGGAATCGAGCAATGGCAAGGTAAAAGCGATTTGGCAGGAACAGTCTAAGCCCAGCGATAAAACAGTCAAGGCGATTAACCAAGCCTTACCCAGAATAAAAGCATTATTCCCCAAAGCCAAATTAACCACCGTCCCCACCCATCAGGTAAGCGAAAGTTACAAGCACTGCAAGGAATTAGCTTTGACAATGTGCCAATGTCAATAACTGGCACAGCCATAGCAATAAGCCCTCCTACCACACCAAATTCCACACCCATTTCACACCAACAAAGCCATATAAATCAAGACTTCCACACCACCCACACCAGTGACGGGGGTCGGATGAAAAAATGATGAGGGTCAACAAAAAGCCGATCTAGATCCTCAACCAAAATCAGATATCAATGTCAATGTCGATATGGCTGATCAAGATTGGGATGGGAATCTTGAGTCAAAATCAGATATCAATCCCAATGTTGATTTTGAAATGAAATAGAGGGCGATAAATTGGTGTGGGAGGTGTGCGATGAAGTGCCAGCAAGCACTACAGCCGATTCAACTGGTGTGGAATCTGATGTGCCAGGAGAGCTTATTGCTATGCCAGAGAGCTTATTGACAACAGAAGTAGAGAGCCAACAGAATAGCGTAGATGAGGCAGAGGTTGGTCTACAAGGTGAAGAGGAAGCTTCACACCAAACAGTCAATGTTCAAGGAGACGAACAACCAAAATCTGACACCTACGGTTCCACCCCCGGTTTTACCTCTGGATTATCAATGGAGGAGGAAATTATTGGCAACGTGGAACTGATTAGAGAGTGCATTGCTTGGCAATCCTGGGGGATGATATCCACGCTTACAGAGAAATGGACTAGTGAGTTTAAATCGGCGGTTTGGAATTTGTTGACTCTACAGGAACGTGAGGCAGTTAAGCAACTCAAGGCATTGGAGTGAACTGGATACTGAGAGTCAGTAATTGTCTGGCAATCCTATAGGTTTGTCCTAAATCAAAAGCGATAGCTGAAAGCTGAACCTTGAAGGAGGGTGTTGTGCGCCCTCCTTCAAGCGGGTTCACCAGTCGATAACTATTCGGGCGTGAGATTGATTCTCTCGTGCCATCGGTTTAGTGGAGTATATGATGCAACACAAATGTCTCATGTGGTGAAACTTTGGCTCAAAGCTGAAGCAAGTGTTGGTGTTGCTGAAACTTTTAAACAGGTATCATCCCATCTAATTGGTAAGCACTCCGAGCCTTATAAACCAGATGGCAAGCACAATTTCATGCACAATAAGGTTGTGGTCTGTGACAACATTGGGGTTTTTTGTACAAACCCCAGCTATGGTTGATTGACTCAGCTTTGACTCTCAACGGCTAAAGTTTCTAGCTTCACAATCAGGTCATCAAAATCTTGATCTCCTCCACCATAAGTATCCTCAAAACCATATTCACTTGGGGAAATGACTTTGACATGAGATTTGCCATCGGGGTTGGTAGCAGTATTAAAGAAATAAGCCAGAGGAGGATTAGAACCTTGATTTTTAGGGTTTTCTCTAAAAATAGTGCTGGAGTACCGTTAGCAATCAAGAAAACACTATATTTTAGCCCCACCCGGCAAATCATATTCAAAGGTTTGTCCTTTTGTATATGAACCTTGGTCAGCATTTGGTAGCGGAATACGATTTTTGACGACGGTAGCAGCGTAATTAGGATCTCCTGGCTTGACTCCAGCAACGCTGCCATCATCATTGATAGCGTAGATGCCAAAGCTATTTTTATAGCCAATATTGGCAGGAATATTGACTGTTACCTTAACTTTATAGGTTTTTCCAGCTTCAGTTTTTATAGTCCCATTATCTAAGATGGGAGGCAAGGAAGGTGGTGTTACAGCCTCAAATTTCCATTTGAAGTGATCGATTTTTCGTTAGGCGATTGTACAATCTTGGTTCCATTAGCTGTAAGACCACCATTAACAGCTAAAGCTTGATCACTGTGTTTGGCGACAAGATAGAAATAGTTATCACCTGCATCTTGCAGTTGCCATTTGAAGTGATCAACTTTGTCGTTAGGCATTGTATGACACCAGTTCCATTGGCTGTAAGCCCACCATACACAGCTAAAGCTTGATCACTGTGTTTGGCGACAAGATAGAAATAGTTATCACCTGCATCTTGCAGTTGCCATTTGAAGTGATCAAGTTTTTCGTTAGGCATTGTACGGTATTGGTTCCTGAGTTTTACTACCACCATCTACAGCTAAAGCTTGACCACTGTGTTTAGCAATAAGGTAGTAGTCTTTTCCTGGAGTGGGTAATGTTAAGGACATAGTTTAAACTTCTAACTTACAGAAATGTGGATATAAATGCAGCTTTTCTCTTACCGTAAATGTGCAGATGTCTCAGCACGATATTTTGCTACGAGACACTAATCCAAGACGTAACACTGTTACGACAGATGGTTTTAGGGAAGAAACAGGAGCTAGGAGATTGCTAAGAGCAATGTATATAGACAGACACTAACTCGAATGGCACGCTCGATAACGTGGAACTCTCTCGCTCGCCTGGGGGTAGGGGTTAGAAGAAGAACAGTATTTATGAGACATTTTGATTTAATTATTAGTTCTTGAGTGTGCAGAACCCCTACACCCTTACACCTTACAAATTTGCGCTTATTGAGCGTGCCATTTGACACTAACTCGAAGCCCGTAGCTATACTTTTGCAAGGATTAAAAGCCGTTTGAGATGTCTTGGATCAAGATTGACACTCTTTAATTTCTCAGAATCTGAATCAGGGTACAAGGACAGTTAAGACAGTTAAGAAAACATTTAATAACATTCATATATCAGCTTACTAGCTTCACCTTAAATTTATAATCTGTTGATTACTACAATATTTAATAGTAAAAATGGTATTGAGCCGAGATGTGTGTAATTTTCAGCAAGATGGTCTGAAAAAGTTTGCTGCATATAGCTTTTAGCGTTTTTAATAGTTCCGCCTGATTTGAGCCGCGCATACTTGCAGCGTGAGGGTCAATAATTGCTTTTCGTCTACCAAAGAGAATTATAAATACTGTGTGGTTGAAATGAATATAACCTTTTCCCTGTAATAGTTTCAGACAATTCACGGCGAAAGATGCTTATTGTCTAAGTTGTAAAACCTGTAAATAAAGTTAATAGATACCCAAGATTTGTCACCTTGTGTCAATTTCACTTGAAAATCGCTGAAACATATATATAGTAAGAGTTTCCAGACCATCTTGCTGAAAATTACACCTATCTCGGCTCAACCCCATATGAGGATCTCGTTCAGAGACACCCTGATATCCTTGATCGCGTCAAGCTAGGACATCTTGCCTCCTATTTGGGAATAACCCAAGAAACCCTCAGTCGTATCCGCGCCAGATATCGAAATCAGCAACGCCGCCGTCATCTAGCCCAGGAAATTTGATATTGATCAAATTTGACTTATATCAAAAAGCTCCTGTTGCTTACCTGTGGAGTCACCGTAAGATGCAGTTGTCGAAAACAAAGAACGCACCGCGAGGTAACAATCATGGGATTCAAATATATCAACGAACTAGCAACTCCTGAAAATGTTGATAAACTGCTGTCTTTAGTTGACATGGTTGCTGGGGGGAGAGTTGACACGCAGAACATCTTCGATATTGAGGATGCTTTGACTGATAGTGAGCAAATGAAAAGATGTTTGCAGGTTGTCCGTCAAAATCCAGACTCAGCACAATTAGTTGATGAGCGTTATATGGGCCCAGAGTTTGATCTGGAAACTTTGCTGAAGCTGCCGGAAGGCTCATTGGGTTGGACTTATGCTCGTGTTCTCAGTGCCATGAACTATGATCCACGGTTCTATCGCCTCCGAAAAAATTGAATCAGATGTCGATTACATTACCCATCGCGTTCGCAAAACTCATGATCTGCATCATATTTTGACGGGCTTTAGCTTTGATGACTACGGTGAACTGGGAGTGATTTCAGTGACGGTTGGGCAAATTAGCTATCCCGCGTTCACGTTCATTGATTTGGTTGGTTCGTTGCTAGCGTTCATGGCTAATCAAGCACGGGAAGGCATCGATTCTCCTCTGAGATATAATTTTGACCTAGTTTCTCAAGGCATCGGCATTGCACGGCAAGCAAAACCCTTGTTTCAGTGAAGTTTGAAGAAGGCTGGAACGTCCTATAGACGAGTGGCGTGCCGAATTAAACATTGTGCCAGTGACCGAAGGACTCTGGAGTTGGTATAGCCGTCCTTATCTGCGGGATGATCCGCCCCTACCCTTGCAGCGCAGCGCCCATTGGTCGACTGTTGAGGACATCATCTCCCGTTGATCAAGCTTTGAACGGCATCCAACAGGAGATGATGCCCTTCAAGTTTGACGCAATTCTGATAAATCGATTGGAGACATAAATTGTATGATTGGCAATCAATTGGTACATTGCGCTGTGCTATCACCAGATGAACTGGAGCGCGATCGCAAGACTAAATCATTGGAAGATTGTAGACGGTAAACTCTACCGCCACTTTGAATTCACCTCATTTATCGCAGCATTTGGCTTTATGACTCGCGTTGCACTGATTGCAGAAACCAAGGCGCCATCATCAGAGTGGTTCAATGTTTATAACCAGGTTACAGTTCAACTGACAACCCACGATGCAGGTGGAATTACCATGAATGATGTTACTCTTGCCCAAAGCATTGATACGTTAGAGTTGTAAAGTCCTGCTTCAGGTAAGGACTTCATGGGTATCCGCCGAGATATGGATACTGTTGGCGAATGTAATACATGTTTGTATTTTAAAATATTACGCAA
The Nostoc sp. MS1 DNA segment above includes these coding regions:
- a CDS encoding DUF4114 domain-containing protein; this translates as MFRENPKNQGSNPPLAYFFNTATNPDGKSHVKVISPSEYGFEDTYGGGDQDFDDLIVKLETLAVESQS
- a CDS encoding RICIN domain-containing protein; the encoded protein is MPNDKVDHFKWQLQDAGDNYFYLVAKHSDQALAVNGGLTANGTKIVQSPNEKSITSNGNLRL
- a CDS encoding RICIN domain-containing protein, whose translation is MSLTLPTPGKDYYLIAKHSGQALAVDGGSKTQEPIPYNA
- a CDS encoding 4a-hydroxytetrahydrobiopterin dehydratase, yielding MNWSAIARLNHWKIVDGKLYRHFEFTSFIAAFGFMTRVALIAETKAPSSEWFNVYNQVTVQLTTHDAGGITMNDVTLAQSIDTLEL